The genomic DNA TCGCAGTTCATTGCACAACTGAATCAACAAATCCCAATCTACGCTCTGGGGCTGGCTGGCGCAGTCGATGACCTCGGCCTCTTTAATCGCGCCCGCATGCTGGTTGGGCTTCCGCTAACAGTGCTCGGCTCGGCTATCGGACAATTATATCGCGAGCAAGGTTCGCAAGCGTACCGATCGAAACTCGATTGTCGCGATGAGTTCAAGAAATCGCTGCGACTACTTGCGGTGTTCGCAGCCCCCTCAACCGCCACTCTGGCGCTAATAGGACCCGATCTATTCTCGGTAGTTCTTGGAGCCGAATGGCGTGAAGCTGGCGTGATCGCCCGAATACTTGCACCGATGCTGTTTCTTCGGATGACTACGGCGCCCCTTAATGCGACTCTACAGTTTTCTGGAAAGCAGAAACTGGCATTCACGCTTTCCGCTCTAAGCGTCTGTGCTCTTGCCGTCGGAGTTCTCCCCATAGCGTCGACGGCGGGACATGCGCGCCAAATAGTCGCAGCGTACTCCGCCACAATGTCGTTGATCTACCTTGTTCACCTACGCATCTCCTGGAAAGCATGCGTCCCAGCCAATGTTTCTTAAGCTCGCGCGCCGTACCGCTCAGCTCCCATTCAAGACGATGGAAGCTCTATTTATTCGCCTTCCCTATTTTCATTTCGTGCGCAACACGCGAGACGCGCTTAGCCCCAACACGTTCAGAGATTGGTTTCGCCAAGAACTGCTGGGCGTGAATATTGGTCCATATTGGCCCATTCACACATCCAGCAAAGTGACGGAATGGAAGAATATTCTGATAGGAATTGACACGTCGCCGGGAATCATGCCTGGCTGCTACATCCAAGGCATCGGAAAGGTGACGGTTGGAGACTATACGCGGGTGGGCCCGAACGTATCAATCATTAGCGCAAATCACAGCCTTTCTGATCTGCGGCAACATGAGCCGCAGGAGGTGAGAATTGGAGCATATTGCTGGCTTGGTGCCGGCAGTGTCGTGCTACCGGGAGTCGAACTCGGCGATTTCACTATCGTCGGCGCCGGCGCGATCGTAACGAAGTCTTACCCGCAAGGCTTCTGTGTACTGGCCGGCAATCCGGCAGTCCCTATAAAGTCCCTGAGCGCCGAAGAGTGTGTCCGTTATCGGCACCGCGATGAATACCACGGCTTCATTGCGGCCCGCGACTTTTCAGCGTATCGCAAGAACACTCTTCGCGTTTAACTTGCATTGCCACGACTATTGCCGAAGCAGACTCAGTCAATTCGCATGAAGTAAGATGTGAGCACAACGCCGCTGCAACTGCCCACTCATTCGACTAGAAGCCTGCGACATACACTACTGCGAAGCCGGACGATCCGGTACGCCAATAAGATCAGGTCCCCAGTCCGGCCACAGCTCCACCGACACCGAATCAACCATCACGATGCCAGCACTTCCCACTTTCATCACGATTGGAGCCATGAAATGCGGCACCACCAGCCTTCACGACTACCTGAGTCGACATCCAAGCTTCAGCATGTCCCAGCCGAAGGAGCTGGATTTTTTCGTCGGTCGCTGTTCAAGCAACTCGATGGAGTGGTACTGTTCCCACTTTGACGCCAGCAAGCAATTTCGCGGTGAATCGTCGCAAAACTATACAAAGGCTCACTCTCCGTTATACGCAGGAGCCGCAGAGCGAGTAGCGTCTGTTCTACCTAATTGCAAACTGATCTATTTAGTCAGAGACCCAATCGCCCGCTATCAGTCTCATAAGCTGGAAACACTCTATGGTGAGACCCGTCGCGACATTGCCTGGGCTAAAGAAAATAACCACTACGTCAAGACCGGGCTCTACTACTACCAGCTATCGCACTATCTTAACTACTTTTCACTTGAGCAGGTGATGGTTGTCGATCTTGCCGACCTTAAAGATCGACGCCTTGACACCATGAACGCGATTTTCCGTTTCCTTGGAGCTTCGGAGTTGGACAACCCTGGGGTGTTCGACTTCCAGTCGAACTCGTTTGCGGAGAAGGTCGCTCCGCGGTTCATTCGCGAGAATATCGCCTATCGTGTGGCGAATCGCATAGCCCCCAAGTTGACAGCAAGTGTTTTCAGTTCCGATCGTGTTCGCAGAACGCTTATGCCCAACTCAAGACCAACACCTCTCACGGAAGGCGAGAAGGATCGATTGTCGTCGATCTTTGAACCCGACGTGAACAAGCTGCGCAAGTTGCTAGGCCGAGACTTCTCCGATTGGGCGGTCTAACCACCTCCTGTGACTCCAAACTCTCCCGCCTAGGGCAGTTAACCTGGGATCAGACATTCGCGAAGGCAGCCGCAATCGAGTTCAACCATAAGTTGTCCTCTCGACCGTTGGCTGAATCAAACACTTGAATTGAATAATCACCGTTTCACGGCCGGCATTGCTGTTAACTCAGATCCGCAGACAGCATTCAGGTTTCTCGCTATTAGTCGATAATAGGTAAGTGCAAATGCATCCTAAAGTATTCTGTATTGGATTCCATAAGACGGGCACTTCTAGTCTTGGCGTAGCATTGGGGCGTCTTGGCTATCGTGTGACAGGCCCAAATGGGGTTCACGATCCAAGGATTGCGGAGAACGTTCACGCGATGTGCTACGACTTGGTAGAGCAGTTTGATGCATTTCAAGACAATCCTTGGCCAATCATCTACAAGGATCTCGATATGAGGTTTCCCGCCAGCAAATTCATCCTAACAATTAGACGCCCAGAAGCCTGGATAAGGAGTCAAGTCAAGCACTTTGGCCGAGATGTGACGCCAATGAGGCAATGGATTTATGGCGTTGGGTGCCCCGAGGGTAACGAGCCCGTGTATACCAAACGTTTTCAAGACCACAATGACGAAGTCATCGAGTACTTCAAGGACCGCCCGCATGACCTTCTTGTCCTAGATCTCGCCGAAGGGGATGGCTGGGAGAAACTATGCCCGTTCTTAGGGGCGAGAATTCCAAGAAAAGCATTTCCGCATGCCAATAAGGCCCGCGATAGAGAGGGCTTGAGTGCGACTCTGCTTTCGCCCGCAAGAAAATTCAAAACTCTACTGAACGGGGTTTGGAGTCGCCCATCATGAACGACATTTCTAGCTGGCCATGCCGATTGCCTCAGGCGGTCCTTGGAAGCTCTAACGAAGTCTACTGACTTCGTTGTTATCTCGATCCGCGGTTGCAAGTGTCGACGATTTCAGGTGGTTCTGCGAGGGCTGCTTGCTTTCTTACCATCTGC from Posidoniimonas polymericola includes the following:
- a CDS encoding sulfotransferase family protein, whose translation is MPALPTFITIGAMKCGTTSLHDYLSRHPSFSMSQPKELDFFVGRCSSNSMEWYCSHFDASKQFRGESSQNYTKAHSPLYAGAAERVASVLPNCKLIYLVRDPIARYQSHKLETLYGETRRDIAWAKENNHYVKTGLYYYQLSHYLNYFSLEQVMVVDLADLKDRRLDTMNAIFRFLGASELDNPGVFDFQSNSFAEKVAPRFIRENIAYRVANRIAPKLTASVFSSDRVRRTLMPNSRPTPLTEGEKDRLSSIFEPDVNKLRKLLGRDFSDWAV
- a CDS encoding acyltransferase, producing MFLKLARRTAQLPFKTMEALFIRLPYFHFVRNTRDALSPNTFRDWFRQELLGVNIGPYWPIHTSSKVTEWKNILIGIDTSPGIMPGCYIQGIGKVTVGDYTRVGPNVSIISANHSLSDLRQHEPQEVRIGAYCWLGAGSVVLPGVELGDFTIVGAGAIVTKSYPQGFCVLAGNPAVPIKSLSAEECVRYRHRDEYHGFIAARDFSAYRKNTLRV
- a CDS encoding sulfotransferase family protein; the protein is MHPKVFCIGFHKTGTSSLGVALGRLGYRVTGPNGVHDPRIAENVHAMCYDLVEQFDAFQDNPWPIIYKDLDMRFPASKFILTIRRPEAWIRSQVKHFGRDVTPMRQWIYGVGCPEGNEPVYTKRFQDHNDEVIEYFKDRPHDLLVLDLAEGDGWEKLCPFLGARIPRKAFPHANKARDREGLSATLLSPARKFKTLLNGVWSRPS